The following proteins come from a genomic window of Hypanus sabinus isolate sHypSab1 chromosome 9, sHypSab1.hap1, whole genome shotgun sequence:
- the LOC132399254 gene encoding probable G-protein coupled receptor 146, with protein sequence MWSCVGSNTTVNGLDQQFCYDLELILFILSIVYLIICFPFSICYNSLLVLVNLYNKPSMTMPDVYFVNIAIAGLILSLVALIQLLGPDNPQWAVWNFNREVYITLLILFNISALVTMYSTTLLSLDYYIEQALPRTYMSSVYNTKHVCGFIWGGAVLTSFSSLLLYVCSHVPKIIECSKIQNKEVADTIMVFIGFFVPAVAVIYALILIFRIRNQSTPLDQDPARLDPSIHPLVVATVCTHLVLWAPYYMTLLVQIAFKPKGSDLVTQYQIYYFVKVLSKLLAYSCSFVVPLLYTYMHKNFTSKLRQLVRSLDCQTEVCLSQHSEGHQQVL encoded by the coding sequence ATGTGGAGCTGTGTGGGTTCCAACACAACAGTGAATGGTCTGGACCAGCAGTTCTGCTATGACCTTGAACTGATCCTGTTCATTCTCTCCATCGTTTACCTCATCATTTGCTTTCCTTTTAGCATCTGTTATAATTCCCTGCTGGTTCTAGTCAATCTGTACAACAAACCATCAATGACCATGCCTGATGTTTACTTCGTCAACATCGCGATTGCAGGCCTCATCCTCAGCCTAGTGGCACTGATCCAACTGCTGGGCCCAGACAATCCACAGTGGGCCGTCTGGAACTTTAACAGAGAAGTCTACATCACCTTGCTTATCTTGTTCAATATCTCAGCTCTGGTCACCATGTACTCGACCACTTTGCTCAGTTTGGACTACTACATTGAGCAAGCTTTGCCAAGAACCTACATGTCCAGCGTCTACAACACCAAACATGTCTGTGGGTTCATCTGGGGTGGGGCTGTGCTGACCAGCTTTTCATCTCTGCTGCTTTATGTGTGCAGCCATGTTCCCAAGATAATCGAGTGCTCAAAAATACAGAACAAAGAGGTGGCAGACACCATCATGGTCTTTATTGGCTTCTTTGTGCCAGCTGTAGCAGTAATCTATGCCTTAATATTGATTTTTCGAATTCGGAACCAGTCAACCCCTCTAGATCAAGATCCTGCGAGGCTAGATCCTTCTATACACCCGCTGGTAGTAGCCACAGTCTGTACGCATCTTGTATTGTGGGCTCCTTATTACATGACACTACTAGTGCAAATTGCCTTTAAACCAAAAGGATCAGACTTAGTAACCCAATATCAAATCTACTATTTTGTTAAGGTCTTGTCAAAGCTGTTGGCATATTCGTGCAGCTTTGTTGTACCACTGCTTTACACTTATATGCACAAGAACTTCACCAGTAAACTGAGGCAACTAGTCAGAAGCCTGGACTGTCAGACCGAGGTCTGTTTGTCCCAACACTCAGAAGGACACCAACAAGTTTTGTAA